A single Acidaminococcus sp. DNA region contains:
- a CDS encoding 2-isopropylmalate synthase, whose translation MKNVEHYKKGYFMPPVVDMSWTQKDAPDKAPIWCSVDLRDGNQALIIPMSLEEKIRFYKVLVAIGFKEIEVGFPAASETEYEFLRYLVDHDMIPDDVTVQVLTQAREHIIKKTFEALKGVKNAIVHVYNSTSYAQRQQVFKKSKEEIKEIAVEGAKMLKRLTEEAGANYRFEYSPESFTGTEPEYALEVCNAVLDVWQPTADRKAIINLPSTVQMSMPHVFASQVAYLSQRLKYRDNVVLSVHPHNDRGTGVADAEMAMLAGADRVEGTLFGNGERTGNADIVTIGMNMYALGIDPGLDFSDMPKLVKTYEEVTRMHVHDRQPYAGKLVFAAFSGSHQDAIAKGMRYREEHDEKYWTCPYLYIDPHDVGRTYDADVIRINSQSGKGGVGFIMEKNYGIDMPKAMREDFSYFVKEVSDHRHEELKPDEIFNLFKDNYVNRYLPIELIDFTLKKRKGAWTGKVLVIAAGRNVILEGTGNGQLDAVKDAICSAYGIKITDLSYSEHDLDRVAESRGIAYFGLTDDKGVTTWGAGVDTDTMTASIKAFICAVNRMKDIKDRVYGAHLIADPDELAEFKANASAH comes from the coding sequence GTGAAAAACGTAGAACATTACAAAAAAGGGTATTTCATGCCCCCCGTCGTCGACATGTCCTGGACGCAAAAGGACGCCCCCGATAAGGCACCAATCTGGTGCAGCGTCGATCTGCGCGACGGCAACCAGGCCCTCATCATCCCGATGAGCCTGGAAGAAAAGATTCGTTTTTACAAGGTGCTCGTCGCTATCGGGTTCAAGGAAATTGAAGTCGGCTTCCCTGCCGCTTCCGAAACGGAATATGAATTTCTCCGTTACCTCGTCGACCACGATATGATTCCTGATGATGTCACGGTCCAGGTCCTCACCCAGGCCCGCGAACACATCATCAAGAAGACTTTTGAAGCGCTGAAGGGCGTTAAGAACGCCATCGTTCACGTGTACAATTCCACGTCCTATGCACAGCGCCAGCAGGTTTTCAAGAAATCCAAGGAAGAAATCAAGGAAATCGCTGTGGAAGGCGCCAAGATGCTGAAACGTCTCACCGAAGAAGCCGGTGCCAACTATCGCTTCGAGTATTCCCCCGAAAGCTTCACGGGTACGGAACCGGAATACGCCCTGGAAGTCTGCAACGCCGTGCTCGACGTTTGGCAGCCGACGGCAGACCGCAAGGCCATCATCAACCTGCCTTCGACCGTACAGATGTCCATGCCGCACGTCTTTGCTTCCCAGGTTGCTTACCTTTCCCAGCGCCTAAAGTACCGCGACAACGTCGTCCTTTCCGTCCATCCCCACAATGACCGCGGGACGGGCGTAGCCGATGCCGAAATGGCCATGCTGGCCGGTGCCGACCGCGTCGAAGGAACGCTCTTTGGCAACGGCGAACGCACGGGCAATGCCGACATTGTGACCATCGGCATGAATATGTACGCTCTCGGTATCGATCCGGGCCTCGACTTCTCCGATATGCCGAAACTCGTCAAGACCTACGAAGAAGTCACCCGCATGCACGTCCATGACCGTCAGCCCTACGCCGGCAAACTCGTTTTTGCCGCCTTCTCCGGCTCCCATCAGGATGCTATCGCCAAAGGGATGCGCTACCGCGAAGAACACGACGAAAAATACTGGACTTGTCCTTACCTTTATATCGATCCCCATGATGTGGGACGCACCTACGATGCCGATGTCATCCGCATCAACAGCCAGTCCGGCAAGGGCGGCGTAGGCTTCATCATGGAAAAGAACTACGGCATCGATATGCCGAAGGCAATGCGCGAAGACTTCAGCTACTTCGTCAAGGAAGTCTCCGACCACCGCCACGAAGAACTGAAACCGGATGAAATCTTCAACCTCTTCAAAGACAATTACGTCAACCGCTACCTCCCTATCGAGCTGATTGACTTTACCTTAAAGAAACGCAAGGGCGCATGGACGGGCAAGGTACTCGTCATTGCCGCCGGCCGCAATGTGATTCTGGAAGGCACCGGCAACGGGCAGCTGGACGCCGTGAAAGACGCTATCTGCTCTGCGTACGGCATCAAGATTACCGACCTGTCCTACAGTGAACACGACCTCGACCGCGTCGCCGAATCCCGCGGTATCGCCTACTTCGGTCTGACCGATGACAAGGGCGTCACCACCTGGGGTGCCGGCGTCGATACGGATACCATGACGGCCTCCATCAAAGCCTTTATCTGCGCCGTCAACCGGATGAAGGATATCAAGGACCGGGTCTATGGAGCCCACCTGATTGCCGATCCGGACGAACTTGCTGAATTCAAGGCGAATGCCAGTGCACATTAA
- the leuB gene encoding 3-isopropylmalate dehydrogenase, with protein MSRKIAVIPGDGIGKEITECAVEVLKKVDEKYKLDLTYEYKPAGGTAYDLCGSPLPQDTIDTAKASDAILFGAVGGNKWDNVDPKLRPEQAVLGLRKNLGLYVNLRPVKVSPVLAEYSPLKPDIVTGTDIMIVRELVGGIYFGDRCESEIHNGVERAWDLENYSVPEVERISKFAMEAARKRHKKVTSVDKANVLATSRLWRRTVNKVAENYPDITLNHFYVDNCAMQLALNPKQFDVIVTSNLFGDILSDEAAVLGGSIGMMPSASIGAMTSLYEPIHGSAPDIAGKGIANPCATILSAAMLLRYSLNEDKAADAIERAVDEALADGWRTPDLYKEGFKKADTNRMTEEILARI; from the coding sequence ATGAGCAGAAAAATTGCAGTCATTCCCGGCGACGGTATCGGGAAAGAAATTACGGAATGCGCCGTCGAAGTCTTAAAGAAAGTCGACGAAAAATATAAACTGGATCTCACCTATGAATACAAACCGGCCGGCGGCACCGCCTATGATCTGTGCGGTTCTCCCCTGCCCCAGGATACGATTGACACGGCAAAGGCTTCCGATGCCATCCTGTTTGGTGCCGTAGGCGGAAACAAGTGGGACAACGTAGACCCGAAGCTGCGTCCGGAACAGGCCGTTCTCGGTCTGCGCAAAAATCTGGGCCTGTACGTCAATCTGCGTCCGGTCAAGGTTTCTCCCGTGCTCGCCGAATACTCTCCTCTGAAGCCGGATATCGTGACGGGAACGGATATTATGATTGTCCGTGAACTCGTCGGCGGCATCTATTTCGGCGACCGCTGCGAATCGGAAATCCATAACGGCGTGGAACGCGCCTGGGACCTTGAAAACTACAGCGTCCCCGAAGTCGAACGCATCAGCAAATTTGCCATGGAAGCCGCCCGGAAGCGTCATAAGAAAGTCACTTCCGTCGATAAGGCCAACGTCCTTGCTACGTCCCGTCTGTGGCGCCGCACGGTCAACAAAGTGGCCGAAAACTATCCGGACATCACGCTGAATCACTTCTACGTCGATAACTGCGCGATGCAGCTTGCCCTGAACCCGAAACAGTTTGACGTCATCGTCACGAGCAACCTCTTCGGCGATATCCTGAGTGATGAAGCTGCCGTACTGGGCGGATCCATCGGCATGATGCCGTCCGCTTCCATCGGGGCCATGACGAGCCTGTATGAACCGATTCACGGTTCCGCTCCGGACATTGCCGGCAAAGGCATTGCCAACCCCTGTGCCACCATCCTGTCCGCCGCCATGCTGCTGCGCTACTCCCTGAACGAGGACAAAGCAGCCGACGCCATCGAAAGAGCTGTTGATGAAGCCCTGGCTGACGGCTGGCGTACACCGGACCTCTACAAAGAAGGATTCAAGAAGGCCGATACGAACCGTATGACCGAAGAAATCCTGGCAAGGATCTAA
- a CDS encoding 3-isopropylmalate dehydratase small subunit, protein MKFEGKTWYYGDNIDTDVIIPARYLNSFDPAELATHCMVDIDESFAKNVKKGDIMVGGWNFGCGSSREHAPIAIKASGIPVVIAASFARIFYRNAINVGLPVLEIGDDVKKIHAGDRLSVDISTGKIVDETTGDTFQAAPLPGFIQDIAAAGGLINYVKEQKA, encoded by the coding sequence ATGAAATTTGAAGGAAAAACCTGGTACTACGGGGACAATATCGATACAGACGTTATTATTCCGGCGCGTTATCTGAACAGCTTTGATCCGGCAGAACTTGCTACCCACTGCATGGTGGATATCGACGAAAGCTTTGCCAAGAACGTCAAGAAGGGCGACATCATGGTCGGCGGCTGGAACTTCGGCTGCGGCTCTTCCCGTGAACACGCTCCGATTGCCATCAAGGCTTCGGGCATTCCCGTCGTCATCGCGGCAAGCTTTGCCCGCATCTTCTACCGCAACGCCATCAACGTCGGCCTGCCGGTCCTCGAAATCGGCGACGACGTCAAGAAGATTCACGCAGGCGACCGCCTTTCTGTAGATATTTCGACCGGCAAAATCGTGGACGAAACGACCGGCGATACCTTCCAGGCTGCTCCGCTGCCCGGCTTCATTCAGGACATTGCGGCAGCCGGCGGATTAATCAACTATGTAAAGGAGCAGAAAGCATGA
- a CDS encoding transcriptional repressor, which translates to MYTASELAKILRDKGCKVTPQRLVVYDVLAHSKEHPTAEMIYDKVREDYPTMSFATVYKSVEIFSKLGIIQVLNTGEDSFRYDADITVHPHIRCIKCGKVCNVSHLEAKAVENMVSTETGFEVQGHQFYFYGVCPECQGKSKK; encoded by the coding sequence ATGTACACTGCATCGGAGCTTGCAAAAATTTTGAGGGATAAGGGCTGCAAGGTAACCCCGCAGCGTCTTGTCGTTTATGATGTGCTGGCTCATTCTAAAGAACATCCGACGGCTGAAATGATTTATGATAAGGTTCGTGAAGATTATCCGACCATGAGTTTTGCTACGGTGTATAAGTCCGTGGAAATCTTCAGCAAACTGGGGATTATCCAAGTGCTGAACACGGGTGAAGACAGTTTCCGTTACGATGCGGATATCACGGTACATCCGCATATCAGATGCATCAAATGCGGTAAGGTCTGCAACGTATCCCACCTGGAAGCAAAAGCGGTAGAGAACATGGTATCCACGGAAACCGGTTTTGAAGTGCAGGGCCATCAATTCTATTTCTATGGTGTATGCCCTGAGTGCCAAGGTAAGAGCAAGAAGTAA
- the gltA gene encoding NADPH-dependent glutamate synthase, which yields MSNVNMQAEKTPMPSQEPDVRRTNFKEVALGYTEEQAINEAKRCLNCKNPRCVTGCPVGIPIPEFIAKVAQGDFKGAFEIVSNANALPRISGRVCPQENQCEGKCVRGIKNEPVGIGRLERFVADWAAEHGIETLKAAPKNGHKAAIIGSGPAGLTCAGELARKGFDVTVFEAFHKEGGVLTYGIPEFRLPKAIVAKEVDGLKDLGVEFRTDMVIGKVATIPELMKQGYESVFIASGAGLPMFMDIPGLGHVGVYSANEYLTRINLMKAYQPDSETPILRAKKAVIVGGGNVAMDAARCARRMGSESHIVYRRSEKELPARREEVLHAKEEGIIFDLLTNPVAIKGDENGRVCAITCVKMQLGEPDASGRRRPIPIEGSEFDIPCDLVIMALGTRPNPMSTEGTDIVKTKKGCVQADDDTLATSIPGVFAGGDAATGAATVILAMGAGKKAAESMAKYMLGK from the coding sequence ATGAGTAATGTAAATATGCAGGCTGAAAAAACGCCGATGCCGTCCCAGGAACCGGACGTGCGTAGAACGAACTTCAAGGAAGTTGCACTGGGCTATACGGAAGAACAGGCTATCAACGAAGCAAAACGCTGCCTGAACTGCAAGAACCCGAGATGCGTCACGGGCTGCCCTGTCGGCATTCCTATTCCTGAGTTTATCGCCAAGGTCGCTCAAGGCGACTTCAAAGGCGCTTTTGAAATTGTTTCCAACGCAAACGCACTGCCGCGTATTTCCGGCCGTGTCTGCCCGCAGGAAAACCAGTGCGAAGGCAAATGCGTCCGCGGTATCAAGAACGAACCGGTCGGCATTGGCCGTCTGGAACGTTTCGTCGCTGACTGGGCTGCCGAACACGGTATTGAAACCCTGAAGGCTGCTCCGAAAAATGGCCATAAGGCTGCCATCATCGGTTCCGGCCCTGCCGGCCTCACCTGCGCCGGCGAACTGGCCCGCAAAGGCTTTGATGTCACCGTATTCGAAGCTTTCCACAAAGAAGGCGGCGTGCTGACCTACGGCATTCCTGAATTCCGTCTGCCGAAAGCCATCGTAGCCAAGGAAGTTGACGGTCTGAAGGATCTGGGCGTTGAATTCCGTACAGATATGGTTATCGGTAAGGTAGCTACCATTCCTGAACTGATGAAACAGGGTTATGAATCCGTATTCATCGCTTCCGGTGCCGGCCTGCCGATGTTCATGGATATTCCTGGTCTGGGCCATGTCGGCGTTTACTCCGCTAACGAATACCTGACCCGTATCAACCTGATGAAGGCTTACCAGCCCGACAGTGAAACCCCGATTCTGAGAGCCAAGAAGGCTGTCATCGTCGGCGGCGGCAACGTTGCCATGGATGCGGCCCGCTGCGCACGCAGAATGGGTTCCGAATCCCATATCGTATATCGCCGCAGTGAAAAAGAACTGCCGGCTCGTCGTGAAGAAGTACTCCACGCTAAAGAAGAAGGCATTATCTTCGATCTGTTGACGAACCCTGTTGCCATTAAAGGCGACGAAAACGGCCGCGTCTGCGCAATAACCTGCGTGAAGATGCAGCTCGGTGAACCGGATGCTTCCGGCCGCCGTCGTCCTATTCCTATCGAAGGCAGTGAATTCGACATCCCGTGCGACCTCGTCATCATGGCGCTCGGTACCCGTCCGAACCCGATGAGCACGGAAGGCACCGATATCGTGAAGACGAAGAAAGGCTGCGTACAGGCTGACGATGACACCCTGGCTACCTCTATCCCCGGCGTATTTGCCGGCGGCGATGCAGCTACGGGCGCTGCTACCGTTATCCTCGCTATGGGTGCCGGCAAGAAAGCCGCTGAATCTATGGCAAAGTATATGCTCGGGAAGTAA
- a CDS encoding hydroxyacid dehydrogenase: MGWKILLPQEIMEEGRELLESHGHTLIKGRGFETADVLADFKEYQPDAMIVRITPITREVIESNPNLKVIVRHGAGFDALDVKACHDNGVQALYAPVANSTSVAETAMLLMLECSRNVTVLHKTWVQDFYKAKLKVRKNTLSGKTLGIVGCGNIGSRVATRALAMEMNVMAYDPYKPAKDFPEGVEVVRDLDRIFKESDYVSLHAPNTPVTRDMVDKKRLAMMKPTAFLINTARGALVVEQDLYEACRDGVIAGAGLDAIRKEPVDPKNPLLTLDNVIIYPHIGGNTTEAAHRASYFSAMGIEEVYEGKQPTWPIHDIDYKTAKTYTDTRPSGRKPMGMFDY, encoded by the coding sequence ATGGGATGGAAAATTTTACTGCCGCAGGAAATTATGGAAGAAGGCCGTGAACTCCTGGAAAGCCACGGTCACACCCTGATCAAGGGCCGCGGTTTTGAGACGGCCGATGTGTTGGCAGATTTCAAGGAATATCAGCCGGACGCCATGATTGTCCGCATTACCCCGATTACCCGGGAAGTCATTGAATCCAATCCGAACCTCAAGGTTATCGTTCGCCACGGTGCCGGGTTTGATGCGCTCGACGTCAAGGCCTGCCATGATAACGGCGTACAGGCACTGTATGCACCGGTTGCCAACAGCACGTCCGTTGCGGAAACGGCTATGCTCCTGATGCTGGAATGCAGCCGCAACGTTACGGTACTGCACAAGACCTGGGTGCAGGACTTCTATAAGGCAAAACTGAAAGTGCGCAAGAATACCCTCTCCGGCAAGACCCTCGGCATCGTCGGCTGCGGCAACATCGGCAGCCGTGTCGCGACTAGAGCCCTTGCCATGGAAATGAACGTCATGGCCTATGACCCGTATAAACCGGCCAAGGATTTCCCTGAGGGAGTAGAGGTTGTCCGTGATCTGGATCGGATCTTCAAGGAAAGTGACTACGTTTCCCTCCATGCACCGAATACACCGGTCACTCGTGACATGGTCGATAAGAAGCGTCTTGCCATGATGAAACCGACGGCATTTCTCATCAATACGGCCCGCGGCGCCCTTGTCGTGGAACAAGACCTGTACGAAGCCTGTCGTGACGGCGTCATCGCCGGTGCAGGGCTGGATGCCATCCGCAAGGAACCGGTCGATCCGAAGAACCCGCTCCTGACACTCGATAACGTCATCATTTATCCGCATATCGGCGGCAATACGACGGAAGCAGCTCACAGAGCATCGTACTTCTCCGCCATGGGTATTGAAGAAGTCTACGAAGGCAAGCAGCCGACCTGGCCAATCCATGATATTGACTACAAGACGGCCAAGACCTATACGGATACCAGACCGTCCGGCAGAAAACCTATGGGCATGTTTGATTATTGA
- a CDS encoding sulfide/dihydroorotate dehydrogenase-like FAD/NAD-binding protein translates to MPKRFEIVHKRVLNSEMSQISVYAPWIAEKAKPGQFIILRSNENAERIPLTISSHDNGLITVIFQKAGAGTMDLDQLNEGDCLADMAGPLGKPTPVEGYGRVAVLGGGLGCAIALPVARGLHQAGNQVDLIAGFRNKDRIILQEEMKAACTDLHTCTDDGSYGFHGFVTNKLEDLIKSGVKFNQVFAIGPMPMMKFATLTAKKYNIPCMISMCPLMIDGTGMCGCCRVTVDGEIKFACVDGPDFDGYKVDFDEAIARNRTYKAFEDKKREEHICRLTGEVRK, encoded by the coding sequence ATGCCGAAGAGATTTGAGATTGTTCACAAGAGAGTTTTGAATTCGGAAATGAGCCAGATCTCGGTCTACGCACCGTGGATTGCCGAAAAGGCAAAACCGGGCCAATTCATCATTCTGCGTTCCAATGAAAACGCAGAACGTATTCCGCTGACTATTTCCAGCCATGACAATGGCCTGATTACGGTCATTTTCCAGAAAGCCGGCGCCGGCACGATGGATCTGGATCAGCTGAACGAAGGCGACTGCCTCGCTGATATGGCGGGCCCTCTGGGTAAACCGACCCCTGTGGAAGGGTACGGCCGCGTCGCTGTCCTCGGTGGTGGTCTGGGCTGCGCTATTGCACTGCCTGTCGCGAGAGGCCTCCATCAAGCAGGCAACCAAGTTGACCTGATCGCCGGTTTCCGCAACAAAGACCGCATTATCCTGCAGGAAGAAATGAAGGCTGCCTGCACGGATCTGCACACCTGTACCGATGATGGTTCCTACGGCTTCCATGGTTTTGTCACCAACAAGCTCGAAGACCTCATCAAGAGCGGTGTTAAATTCAATCAGGTATTTGCCATCGGGCCGATGCCGATGATGAAGTTTGCTACGCTGACTGCAAAGAAATACAACATTCCCTGCATGATCAGTATGTGCCCGCTGATGATCGACGGCACCGGTATGTGCGGCTGCTGCCGTGTTACTGTTGACGGCGAAATCAAATTCGCCTGCGTCGATGGTCCGGACTTTGATGGCTACAAGGTCGATTTCGATGAAGCCATTGCACGTAATCGTACGTACAAAGCATTTGAAGACAAAAAACGGGAAGAACATATCTGCCGTCTGACCGGGGAGGTACGCAAATGA
- a CDS encoding LysR family transcriptional regulator — protein sequence MNSNLNLLSLYYFTVLAKELHMTRAAQKLYITQQNLSQHVQKLEDHYGVKLFERKPKMALTLAGEQLYRSAVKMLNEEDLIVNKFTAFSEKGLGRLRISIPTYRGNILLPYVLPRFYTKWPNVTIEFVDESSDKTEKMLFENQLDLFIGIKYNNDPALHMTTLMNDLIYLVATDELLKRYTTLTPKEIKTLEKDGTTLKPFANMPFLLQKGTSRLRMTIDNCIKESGISPKIFLESTTSELLISLFPYHFGALFLTQTRLPELYKVMPEAHIFPLLSNGKLLQHRLVLAYHRDYDMPPYASDFIVLLREAVSKLNEEDQEVLK from the coding sequence ATGAACAGCAATTTAAACCTGTTATCCCTCTACTACTTTACGGTGCTTGCCAAGGAGCTCCACATGACGCGGGCGGCACAGAAACTCTATATTACGCAGCAAAACTTGAGTCAGCATGTGCAGAAGCTGGAGGACCACTACGGCGTCAAACTTTTTGAACGGAAGCCGAAAATGGCCCTGACGCTTGCCGGCGAGCAGCTTTACCGCTCGGCCGTTAAGATGCTGAATGAAGAAGACCTTATCGTCAATAAATTCACGGCCTTTTCCGAAAAGGGCCTCGGCCGTTTGCGCATTTCCATTCCGACGTACCGCGGCAACATCCTGCTGCCCTACGTACTGCCTCGCTTTTATACCAAGTGGCCAAATGTAACGATTGAATTCGTCGATGAAAGCTCGGACAAAACAGAAAAGATGCTTTTCGAAAACCAGCTTGATTTATTTATCGGAATCAAATACAACAATGATCCGGCCCTGCATATGACGACACTGATGAACGACCTCATCTACCTGGTGGCAACGGACGAACTGCTGAAGCGCTATACGACACTCACTCCGAAAGAAATTAAGACTCTCGAGAAAGACGGAACCACGCTGAAACCGTTCGCAAATATGCCTTTCCTTCTGCAGAAAGGTACGTCCCGTCTCCGCATGACCATTGACAACTGCATCAAAGAGAGCGGAATCTCACCCAAGATCTTTCTGGAATCGACGACGTCGGAACTCCTTATCTCCCTTTTCCCTTACCACTTTGGAGCCCTCTTTCTGACGCAGACCCGCCTGCCGGAGCTCTACAAAGTTATGCCGGAAGCACATATTTTCCCGCTGCTTTCTAATGGCAAACTGCTGCAGCACCGCCTCGTCCTTGCCTACCACCGCGACTATGACATGCCGCCCTACGCCAGCGACTTCATCGTTTTATTGCGGGAAGCGGTTTCTAAACTTAATGAGGAAGACCAGGAAGTGTTGAAGTAG
- the leuC gene encoding 3-isopropylmalate dehydratase large subunit: MGMTMTQKILAKHAGKDFVKPGDLITCSCDRVMANDITAPPAIAEFNKIGRPVFDPEKVIFVLDHFMPNKDIKSAGLAKIVREFSKKHHITHFFEEGRAGIEHVILPEQGLVMPGILTVGADSHTCTYGAVGGFATGVGSTDLGVAIATGKAWFKVPEAINVHLTGKKPADITGKDVMLTLIGRIGVDGALYKSLEFTGPGVAELDMTDRFTIANMAIEAGAKNGIFPVDEKTIEYEKGRVTEDYEIVKADPDAEYCRTVEINLSELKPVVAFPHLPGNTKEVGTFGDIKIDQVVIGSCTNGRLEDLKIAADIMKGHKVHPDVRCIVIPGSPRVYQEAMHAGYLDTFIEAGCAVSCPTCGPCLGGYMGILAAGEKCVSTTNRNFRGRMGHVDSEVYLAGPQVAAASAILGKIAAPKEVR, encoded by the coding sequence ATGGGAATGACAATGACTCAAAAGATTCTGGCTAAACATGCCGGAAAAGATTTTGTAAAACCGGGCGACCTCATCACCTGCAGCTGTGACCGCGTCATGGCCAATGATATTACGGCGCCTCCTGCGATTGCCGAATTCAACAAGATCGGCAGACCGGTCTTTGATCCGGAAAAGGTCATTTTCGTGCTGGACCACTTCATGCCGAACAAGGATATCAAGTCGGCAGGCCTCGCGAAAATCGTCCGCGAATTTTCCAAGAAGCATCATATCACCCACTTCTTTGAAGAAGGCCGTGCCGGTATCGAACACGTCATCCTGCCGGAACAGGGCCTTGTGATGCCGGGTATCCTGACTGTCGGTGCTGACTCCCATACGTGCACGTACGGTGCCGTCGGCGGCTTTGCTACCGGTGTCGGCTCGACCGACCTGGGCGTTGCTATCGCTACGGGCAAAGCCTGGTTCAAGGTGCCGGAAGCCATCAACGTCCATCTGACCGGCAAGAAACCGGCGGATATTACGGGCAAAGACGTCATGCTGACCCTGATCGGCCGCATCGGCGTTGACGGCGCTCTGTATAAATCCCTGGAATTTACCGGCCCCGGCGTGGCCGAACTCGATATGACGGACCGCTTCACCATTGCCAATATGGCCATTGAAGCAGGTGCCAAGAACGGTATTTTCCCGGTCGATGAAAAGACCATCGAATACGAAAAAGGCCGCGTCACGGAAGATTATGAAATCGTCAAGGCCGACCCCGACGCAGAATACTGCCGGACTGTGGAAATCAACCTGTCCGAACTGAAACCGGTCGTTGCCTTCCCGCATCTGCCGGGCAACACGAAAGAAGTCGGTACCTTCGGCGATATCAAGATTGACCAGGTCGTCATCGGCTCCTGCACGAACGGCCGTCTGGAAGACCTGAAGATTGCCGCAGACATCATGAAGGGCCACAAGGTTCATCCCGATGTCCGCTGCATCGTTATCCCGGGCAGCCCGAGAGTCTATCAGGAAGCCATGCATGCCGGCTACCTTGATACCTTTATCGAAGCAGGCTGTGCTGTCTCCTGCCCGACCTGCGGTCCTTGCCTCGGCGGTTACATGGGCATCCTCGCTGCCGGTGAAAAGTGTGTATCCACGACGAACCGCAACTTCCGCGGCCGCATGGGTCACGTCGACAGTGAAGTCTATCTGGCCGGCCCGCAGGTAGCGGCAGCCAGCGCTATTCTCGGTAAGATTGCAGCTCCGAAGGAGGTTCGCTGA
- a CDS encoding alanine dehydrogenase: MKFGILKDIKDGEYRVIATPAEVATLVQDGNEVYVQRGAGEKAGFDDEEYAAAGAKFYDTKEEIYANCEFVAKVKEFEPCEYDLIRENQIVFTCIHPAAHPEEVQALLKSKCIAITAEDSHRYGSPNCEAAGKQGALFGLESLLSINGGKGKCVSGLGGAPGITALVIGGGTVGRACTSVLHALGARVTVMDINIGCLREIGRQFNEEVDTMISNKYNLTKILPHTDVVYNCVKWPKDSKEFMITREMVRSMEKGSVIVDISNDYGCIETFHETTHANPRYIEEGVVHYCVSNIPGAIAQSTSIAYAASVLPHFRSIAKNGLAEACVRDGFLRRSLTTYKGYLTHEETSALQNIPWIRPEDILGIADRKLDPAPHATTTVSTNFLTLK, encoded by the coding sequence ATGAAGTTCGGGATTTTGAAAGACATCAAAGATGGGGAATACCGTGTCATTGCTACGCCTGCCGAGGTCGCAACGCTGGTCCAGGACGGCAACGAGGTCTATGTGCAGCGCGGAGCCGGCGAAAAAGCAGGCTTTGATGATGAAGAATATGCCGCTGCAGGCGCCAAGTTCTACGATACCAAAGAAGAAATCTATGCCAACTGCGAATTTGTTGCCAAGGTCAAGGAATTTGAACCGTGCGAATATGACCTGATCCGTGAAAATCAGATTGTCTTCACCTGTATCCATCCTGCCGCTCATCCGGAAGAAGTCCAGGCTCTCTTAAAGAGCAAATGCATCGCCATTACGGCCGAAGACTCCCACCGCTACGGCTCTCCGAACTGCGAAGCCGCCGGCAAGCAGGGCGCTCTGTTCGGTCTGGAATCCCTGCTCTCCATTAACGGCGGCAAAGGCAAATGCGTCAGCGGGCTCGGCGGCGCTCCCGGCATCACCGCACTTGTTATCGGCGGCGGTACCGTAGGCCGTGCCTGCACGAGCGTACTCCACGCCCTCGGCGCCAGAGTCACCGTCATGGACATCAACATCGGCTGCCTGCGTGAAATCGGCAGACAGTTCAACGAAGAAGTCGATACGATGATTTCCAATAAATATAACCTGACCAAAATCCTGCCGCACACCGATGTTGTGTACAACTGTGTAAAATGGCCGAAAGATTCCAAGGAATTCATGATTACCCGCGAAATGGTGCGCTCCATGGAAAAGGGCTCCGTCATCGTCGATATCAGTAACGACTACGGCTGCATCGAAACCTTCCATGAAACGACCCACGCTAACCCGCGCTACATCGAAGAAGGCGTCGTACACTACTGCGTCAGCAACATTCCGGGCGCCATTGCCCAGTCCACGTCCATTGCCTACGCCGCATCCGTACTGCCGCATTTCCGCAGCATTGCCAAAAACGGCCTCGCCGAAGCCTGCGTCCGCGATGGTTTCCTGAGAAGAAGCCTCACGACCTATAAAGGCTATCTGACCCATGAAGAAACGAGTGCCCTGCAGAATATTCCCTGGATCCGTCCGGAAGACATTCTCGGCATTGCCGACCGCAAACTGGATCCGGCACCGCACGCCACGACGACCGTTTCCACCAATTTCCTTACGCTTAAGTAA